One part of the Megachile rotundata isolate GNS110a chromosome 16, iyMegRotu1, whole genome shotgun sequence genome encodes these proteins:
- the LOC100883333 gene encoding macoilin-1 isoform X1, whose translation MKRRNVECGKLRRPLKRNKLTEGIYGSTLLYLKFLLLWAMVILADFILEFRFEFLWPFWLLLRSVYDSFKYQGLAFSVFFICIALTSDMICFFFIPVHWLFFAASTYVWVQYVWHTDKGVCLPTVMLWLLFLYIEAAVRLRDLRHMPFHLDLCRPFAAHCIGYPVVTLGFGFKSYIGYRMRQRKQKDVAKENEFYLQLLQQALPLEQQTSTTMQPIQQVQSQTHIITSLEQHVKTQSNKLNSQCNPSPEKSRGRNNNNSVETGVQNGNIHIGSQITPQNQNVTTKNNHRKSLDKGEKQEEQHNKHNITNVSQSDKNDKRFIHTNGNTIAQSDIQFIERIGSVNDFDANEVEKDKFIKSGSCGHATMKSQTNGSVTGKWNNIKENREPSSTVNTQRERKTRQVKSTVDNITEQQKQQDDYCQRLLMCRRLEADIKRLKSDLQSSRQLEQELRSQINTLQNGERQAKGDIQQLQHDNDQLQSKLHGLVTARQLDKQTMSSLEKRIAEERKQRTACEASLVSERRARRAAEEARSAIPPPPPPLIRQECTDTCKTRRSQMEQDLKNLRRELKTKEERCIALEKDVTRCKENHKESEILLGALNVLQDKTAHLEDSLSAETRIKLDLFSALGEAKRQLEIRESLIRSQEKEIEMLKTKIAQDLAVMPQDTFGPAPTCATSKLRLNNEVRVAGTKIRSNESPCPGCTVSNLDPNATAYTPKNSLIASTEA comes from the exons ATGAAGAGAAGAAATGTCGAGTGCGGTAAGCTTCGGAGGCCCTTGAAACGCAACAAGCTCACCGAGGGAATCTACGGAAG TACTTTACTTTATCTAAAATTTCTTCTGCTATGGGCCATGGTAATTTTGGCAGACTTCATTTTAGAATTccgttttgaatttttgtggcCATTTTGGCTACTTCTAAGAAGCGTTTACGATTCTTTTAAATATCAAGGCTTG GCCTtctctgtattttttatttgtatcgcGCTCACATCAGATATGATTTGCTTCTTTTTCATACCAGTACATTGGTTGTTCTTTGCTGCCAGCACTTATGTTTGGGTACAATATGTTTGGCATACAG ATAAAGGTGTATGCCTACCAACTGTGATGCTATGGTTACTATTTCTATATATAGAAGCAGCAGTTCGATTAAGAGATTTACGACATATGCCTTTTCATTTGGATCTCTGTCGGCCATTTGCAGCGCATTG CATTGGCTACCCTGTAGTTACGTTAGGTTTTGGTTTTAAAAGCTACATTGGCTACAGAATGAGACAG AGAAAACAGAAAGATGTAGCAAAAGAAAACGAATTCTATCTACAATTGTTGCAGCAAGCACTGCCTTTAGAGCAACAAACCTCTACTACGATGCAACCAATTCAGCAagttcaatcacaaacacatattattacatcGTTAGAACAACATGTTAAAACACaatctaataaattaaattcacaGTGCAATCCAAGCCCTGAAAAAAGTAGAGGTA GAAACAATAATAATTCTGTGGAAACAGGTGTACAAAATGGTAATATACATATAGGTTCACAAATTACACCACAAAACCAAAATGTTACAACAAAAAATAATCACAGAAAGTCCTTAGATAAAGGTGAAAAGCAAGAGGAACaacataataagcataatataacaaatGTATCTCAGTCtgacaaaaatgataaaaggtTTATACATACAAATGGAAACACAATTGCTCAGAGTGATATACAATTCATTGAAAGAATTGG ATCTGTAAATGATTTTGATGCAAATGAAGTAGAAAAAGACAAATTCATCAAGAGTGGAAGTTGTGGGCATGCTACAATGAAATCGCAAACTAATGGTTCAGTAACAGGAAAGTGGAACAATATAAAGGAAAATCGAGAACCATCATCAACTGTTAATACACAACGAGAACGTAAAACTCGGCAAGTCAAATCTACAGTTGATAACATAACTGAACAACAAAAGCAACAAGATGATTATTGTCAAAG GTTACTGATGTGTCGCAGGCTCGAGGCTGACATAAAACGTTTAAAGTCGGATCTGCAATCCAGTCGACAATTAGAACAAGAGCTTCGTTCTCAGATAAATACTTTACAAAATGGAGAACGTCAAGCTAAGGGTGATATACAACAGCTTCAACATGATAATGATCAATTACAAAGCAA ATTACATGGATTGGTAACAGCTCGTCAATTAGATAAGCAAACAATGTCTTCGTTAGAAAAACGAATTGCGGAAGAACGGAAACAGCGTACTGCTTGTGAAGCGTCTTTAGTTTCTGAAAGACGAGCGCGGCGAGCAGCGGAAGAGGCACGATCTGCAATTCCGCCTCCTCCCCCGCCCCTAATTAGACAAGAATGTACAGATACGTGTAAAACACGGAGGTCACAAATGGAACAAGATCTCAAGAATTTGCGACGAGAACTTAAAACAAAAGAAGAAAG GTGTATCGCGCTAGAAAAAGATGTAACTCGTTGTAAAGAAAATCATAAAGAATCTGAAATTTTACTTGGTGCACTTAATGTGCTACAAGATAAAACTGCTCATTTAGAAGACAGTTTAAGTGCAGAAACGCGAATAAAACTTGATTTATTTTCTGCACTTGGTGAAGCTAAGCGACaattagaaattagagaaa gtTTAATTAGATCTcaagaaaaagaaattgaaatgcTAAAAACAAAAATAGCCCAAGATTTAGCTGTGATGCCACAAGATACATTTGGACCTGCGCCAACCTGTGCGACATCTAAGCTTCGGTTAAATAATGAAGTACGAGTTGCAGGTACAAAAATACGTTCAAATGAAAGTCCCTGTCCAGGGTGTACAGTATCGAACTTGGATCCAAATGCGACAGCATATACACCTAAGAATTCCTTAATAGCGTCTACTGAAGCTTGA
- the Dcps gene encoding decapping enzyme, scavenger, with the protein MAEIVTDNNVDDCPLLKKAKIDNNDVSEKIKNIHENEVSLPVFNLNKVLQTNCVRKQICVEGSFEGYDGSAVMILEKQNFADDQKALKEFFSKDTVFQKLYSNTIYGNYECFPAKKYSGINAMVIHPATQKHIEKFTKKELYMIDETYELYQKVTVPYIESSSFSTDWIHNILEHKAEQDKIVYEDRSEKTGFVLVNDLKWDGQLNTLKLIALPLQKIKSIRELNASHLPLLKNIRDAGIAAIAKKFNLSASQLRIYLHYQPSYYYLHVHFAYLMYEAPGIFVEKAHLLSVVISNLELMSDYYKKTVLSYVVAEGDPLYIKFKEEGVLAEVKSKTNEVEKQCI; encoded by the exons ATGGCAGAGATAGTTACTGATAACAATGTGGATGATTGTCCCCTATTGAAAAAAGCTAAAATAGACAATAATGATGTgtctgaaaaaataaaaaatatacatgaaAATGAGGTTTCTTTACCTGTTTTCAATTTAAACAAAGTATTACAAACTAATTGTGTGAGAAAACAAATATGCGTTGAAGGTAGTTTTGAAGGTTATGACGGTTCAGCTGTTATGATAttggaaaaacaaaattttgcaGATGATCAGAAAgctttgaaagaattttttagTAAAGATACAGTTTTCCAAAAATTGTATAGTAATACGATTTACGGAAATTATGAATGTTTTCCAGCAAAAAAATACAGTG gtATAAATGCAATGGTCATACATCCTGCAACACAGAAACACATAgaaaagtttacaaaaaaagaacTTTATATGATAGATGAAACATATGAACTTTATCAAAAAGTTACTGTCCCATATATAGAATCGAGCAGCTTTTCTACAGAT TGGATACATAATATTTTGGAACACAAAGCAGAACAAGATAAAATTGTTTATGAGGATAGAAGTGAAAAAACTGGATTTGTTTTGGTGAATGATTTAAAATGGGATGGTCAATTAAACACGTTAAAATTGATAGCACTCCCATTACAAAAGATCAAATCAATAAGGGAATTAAATGCATCACACCTTCcactattaaaaaatataagagaTGCTGGAATAGCAGCAATtgctaaaaaatttaatttatccgCTTCTCAGCTTAGGATATATTTACATTATCAACCATCATATTATTACTTACATGTTCATTTTGCATACCTTATGTACGAAGCACCAG GAATATTTGTAGAAAAGGCACATCTTTTATCTGTGGTTATAAGTAATCTTGAGTTAATGTCAGATTACTATAAGAAAACTGTACTCTCATATGTAGTTGCAGAAGGTGATCCTctgtatattaaatttaaggaaGAAGGAGTTTTAGCTGAAGTGAAATCTAAAACcaatgaagttgaaaaacaGTGCATTTAA
- the LOC100883333 gene encoding macoilin-1 isoform X3: protein MKRRNVECGKLRRPLKRNKLTEGIYGSTLLYLKFLLLWAMVILADFILEFRFEFLWPFWLLLRSVYDSFKYQGLAFSVFFICIALTSDMICFFFIPVHWLFFAASTYVWVQYVWHTDKGVCLPTVMLWLLFLYIEAAVRLRDLRHMPFHLDLCRPFAAHCIGYPVVTLGFGFKSYIGYRMRQRKQKDVAKENEFYLQLLQQALPLEQQTSTTMQPIQQVQSQTHIITSLEQHVKTQSNKLNSQCNPSPEKSRGRNNNNSVETGVQNGNIHIGSQITPQNQNVTTKNNHRKSLDKGEKQEEQHNKHNITNVSQSDKNDKRFIHTNGNTIAQSDIQFIERIGSVNDFDANEVEKDKFIKSGSCGHATMKSQTNGSVTGKWNNIKENREPSSTVNTQRERKTRQVKSTVDNITEQQKQQDDYCQRLLMCRRLEADIKRLKSDLQSSRQLEQELRSQINTLQNGERQAKGDIQQLQHDNDQLQSKLHGLVTARQLDKQTMSSLEKRIAEERKQRTACEASLVSERRARRAAEEARSAIPPPPPPLIRQECTDTCKTRRSQMEQDLKNLRRELKTKEERCIALEKDVTRCKENHKESEILLGALNVLQDKTAHLEDSLSAETRIKLDLFSALGEAKRQLEIRESLIRSQEKEIEMLKTKIAQDLAVMPQDTFGPAPTCATSKLRLNNEVRVADCM from the exons ATGAAGAGAAGAAATGTCGAGTGCGGTAAGCTTCGGAGGCCCTTGAAACGCAACAAGCTCACCGAGGGAATCTACGGAAG TACTTTACTTTATCTAAAATTTCTTCTGCTATGGGCCATGGTAATTTTGGCAGACTTCATTTTAGAATTccgttttgaatttttgtggcCATTTTGGCTACTTCTAAGAAGCGTTTACGATTCTTTTAAATATCAAGGCTTG GCCTtctctgtattttttatttgtatcgcGCTCACATCAGATATGATTTGCTTCTTTTTCATACCAGTACATTGGTTGTTCTTTGCTGCCAGCACTTATGTTTGGGTACAATATGTTTGGCATACAG ATAAAGGTGTATGCCTACCAACTGTGATGCTATGGTTACTATTTCTATATATAGAAGCAGCAGTTCGATTAAGAGATTTACGACATATGCCTTTTCATTTGGATCTCTGTCGGCCATTTGCAGCGCATTG CATTGGCTACCCTGTAGTTACGTTAGGTTTTGGTTTTAAAAGCTACATTGGCTACAGAATGAGACAG AGAAAACAGAAAGATGTAGCAAAAGAAAACGAATTCTATCTACAATTGTTGCAGCAAGCACTGCCTTTAGAGCAACAAACCTCTACTACGATGCAACCAATTCAGCAagttcaatcacaaacacatattattacatcGTTAGAACAACATGTTAAAACACaatctaataaattaaattcacaGTGCAATCCAAGCCCTGAAAAAAGTAGAGGTA GAAACAATAATAATTCTGTGGAAACAGGTGTACAAAATGGTAATATACATATAGGTTCACAAATTACACCACAAAACCAAAATGTTACAACAAAAAATAATCACAGAAAGTCCTTAGATAAAGGTGAAAAGCAAGAGGAACaacataataagcataatataacaaatGTATCTCAGTCtgacaaaaatgataaaaggtTTATACATACAAATGGAAACACAATTGCTCAGAGTGATATACAATTCATTGAAAGAATTGG ATCTGTAAATGATTTTGATGCAAATGAAGTAGAAAAAGACAAATTCATCAAGAGTGGAAGTTGTGGGCATGCTACAATGAAATCGCAAACTAATGGTTCAGTAACAGGAAAGTGGAACAATATAAAGGAAAATCGAGAACCATCATCAACTGTTAATACACAACGAGAACGTAAAACTCGGCAAGTCAAATCTACAGTTGATAACATAACTGAACAACAAAAGCAACAAGATGATTATTGTCAAAG GTTACTGATGTGTCGCAGGCTCGAGGCTGACATAAAACGTTTAAAGTCGGATCTGCAATCCAGTCGACAATTAGAACAAGAGCTTCGTTCTCAGATAAATACTTTACAAAATGGAGAACGTCAAGCTAAGGGTGATATACAACAGCTTCAACATGATAATGATCAATTACAAAGCAA ATTACATGGATTGGTAACAGCTCGTCAATTAGATAAGCAAACAATGTCTTCGTTAGAAAAACGAATTGCGGAAGAACGGAAACAGCGTACTGCTTGTGAAGCGTCTTTAGTTTCTGAAAGACGAGCGCGGCGAGCAGCGGAAGAGGCACGATCTGCAATTCCGCCTCCTCCCCCGCCCCTAATTAGACAAGAATGTACAGATACGTGTAAAACACGGAGGTCACAAATGGAACAAGATCTCAAGAATTTGCGACGAGAACTTAAAACAAAAGAAGAAAG GTGTATCGCGCTAGAAAAAGATGTAACTCGTTGTAAAGAAAATCATAAAGAATCTGAAATTTTACTTGGTGCACTTAATGTGCTACAAGATAAAACTGCTCATTTAGAAGACAGTTTAAGTGCAGAAACGCGAATAAAACTTGATTTATTTTCTGCACTTGGTGAAGCTAAGCGACaattagaaattagagaaa gtTTAATTAGATCTcaagaaaaagaaattgaaatgcTAAAAACAAAAATAGCCCAAGATTTAGCTGTGATGCCACAAGATACATTTGGACCTGCGCCAACCTGTGCGACATCTAAGCTTCGGTTAAATAATGAAGTACGAGTTGCAG ATTGTATGTGA
- the UGP gene encoding UDP-glucose pyrophosphorylase isoform X1: MHDLAKLDGSGSELLMKGRDTQAFRERTKRDALIELHRELDKLEGTATGEVKEEIHRQFEGFIHLFKRFLQEEGPSLEWDRIQKLPDDAIRDYNSLPLPEGEEVKALLNKLIVIKLNGGLGTSMGCHGPKSVIAVRNGLTFLDLTVQQIEYLNKTYNANVPLILMDSFNTDDDTQKIIRKYKGIDVDIYTFNQSCYPRINRDSLLPIAKHCDIADDIEAWYPPGHGDFYESFRNSGLLKKFLKEGREYCFISNIDNLGATVDFKILKLLLDKSEAAPHEFLMEVTDKTRADVKGGTLIKYEDKLRLLEIAQVPKDHVDDFKSVKTFKFFNTNNLWIKLSAIERVLEHNSLNMEIIVNNKTFSNGLNIIQLETAVGAAMKSFEGSIGINVPRSRFLPVKKTSDLMLVMSNLYTLRNGSLVMSPQRMFPTTPLIKLGDNHFSKVKEFLTRFPAIPDLLELDHLTVSGDVTFGKSVTLKGTVIIIAHHGERIDLPSGTILENKIVSGNLRILDH, encoded by the exons ATGCACGATCTTGCAAAATTGGATGGCAGCGGAAGCGAACTACTTATGAAGGGAAGAG ATACACAGGCATTCCGTGAAAGAACCAAGAGGGATGCCCTGATTGAACTTCATCGAGAATTAGACAAGCTTGAGGGAACCGCTACAGGGGAAGTTAAAGAGGAGATCCACCGGCAATTCGAAGGCTTCATCCATCTTTTCAAGCGGTTTCTACAAGAAGAAGGACCCTCGTTAGAATGGGACCGTATACAAAAGCTCCCCGACGATGCT atAAGAGATTACAACTCTTTGCCACTACCAGAAGGAGAAGAAGTGAAAGccctgttaaataaattaattgttatcAAATTGAATGGAGGACTTGGAACCAGTATGGGATGCCACGGACCAAAGTCTGTAATAGCAGTACGCAATGGACTTACATTTCTTGATCTTACCGTGCAGCAAATTGAG tacTTGAACAAAACTTACAATGCAAATGTCCCTTTAATTCTAATGGATTCCTTCAACACTGATGATGATACGCAAAAAATTATCAGGAAATATAAAGGAATAGATGTTGATATCTATACATTTAATCAAAGTTGTTATCCACGTATCAACAGAGATTCATTACTTCCAATTGCAAAACACTGTGATATTGCTGATGATATAGAAGC atGGTATCCACCTGGCCATGGAGATTTTTATGAAAGTTTCCGAAATTCTGGTTTACTGAAAAAGTTTTTGAAAGAG GGTCGTGAATACTGTTTTATTTCGAACATTGATAATTTGGGTGCTACTgtagattttaagattttaaaattactaCTAGATAAAAGTGAAGCAGCACCTCATGAATTCCTTATGGAAGTTACTGACAAAACTCGAGCTGATGTGAAG GGTGgaacattaattaaatatgaagaTAAGCTTCGCCTTCTTGAAATTGCACAAGTTCCAAAAGATCATGTAGATGATTTTAAGTCTGTGAAAACATTCAAGTTTTTCAATACCAATAATTTGTGGATAAAACTCAGCG CAATTGAAAGAGTGCTTGAACATAATTCTCTGAACATGGAGATTATTGTCAATAATAAGACTTTTTCAAATGGTTTGAACATAATTCAACTAGAAACAGCTGTTGGAGCTGCAATGAAATCATTTGAAGGAAGTATTG gTATAAATGTACCACGTAGTAGATTTTTACCAGTGAAAAAGACCTCAGACTTGATGCTTGTTATGAGCAATTTATATACTCTCCGTAATGGTTCATTAGTGATGAGTCCACAACGAATGTTCCCTACAACACCCCTTATAAAATTGGGCGATAATCACTTTTCTAag GTTAAAGAATTTCTTACCAGATTTCCAGCTATACCAGATCTCTTGGAGTTAGATCATTTAACAGTATCTGGTGATGTTACTTTTGGTAAAAGTGTAACCCTTAAAGGAACAGTTATCATAATTGCCCATCATGGAGAACGCATTGATCTTCCATCAGGAACAATTTTAGAGAATAAAATTGTTTCTGGTAACCTACGTATCTTAGACCATTGA
- the UGP gene encoding UDP-glucose pyrophosphorylase isoform X2: MLQVDDRKARGHQRTPSDTQAFRERTKRDALIELHRELDKLEGTATGEVKEEIHRQFEGFIHLFKRFLQEEGPSLEWDRIQKLPDDAIRDYNSLPLPEGEEVKALLNKLIVIKLNGGLGTSMGCHGPKSVIAVRNGLTFLDLTVQQIEYLNKTYNANVPLILMDSFNTDDDTQKIIRKYKGIDVDIYTFNQSCYPRINRDSLLPIAKHCDIADDIEAWYPPGHGDFYESFRNSGLLKKFLKEGREYCFISNIDNLGATVDFKILKLLLDKSEAAPHEFLMEVTDKTRADVKGGTLIKYEDKLRLLEIAQVPKDHVDDFKSVKTFKFFNTNNLWIKLSAIERVLEHNSLNMEIIVNNKTFSNGLNIIQLETAVGAAMKSFEGSIGINVPRSRFLPVKKTSDLMLVMSNLYTLRNGSLVMSPQRMFPTTPLIKLGDNHFSKVKEFLTRFPAIPDLLELDHLTVSGDVTFGKSVTLKGTVIIIAHHGERIDLPSGTILENKIVSGNLRILDH, encoded by the exons ATGCTACAAGTAGATGACAGAAAG GCACGCGGTCATCAACGCACTCCCTCAGATACACAGGCATTCCGTGAAAGAACCAAGAGGGATGCCCTGATTGAACTTCATCGAGAATTAGACAAGCTTGAGGGAACCGCTACAGGGGAAGTTAAAGAGGAGATCCACCGGCAATTCGAAGGCTTCATCCATCTTTTCAAGCGGTTTCTACAAGAAGAAGGACCCTCGTTAGAATGGGACCGTATACAAAAGCTCCCCGACGATGCT atAAGAGATTACAACTCTTTGCCACTACCAGAAGGAGAAGAAGTGAAAGccctgttaaataaattaattgttatcAAATTGAATGGAGGACTTGGAACCAGTATGGGATGCCACGGACCAAAGTCTGTAATAGCAGTACGCAATGGACTTACATTTCTTGATCTTACCGTGCAGCAAATTGAG tacTTGAACAAAACTTACAATGCAAATGTCCCTTTAATTCTAATGGATTCCTTCAACACTGATGATGATACGCAAAAAATTATCAGGAAATATAAAGGAATAGATGTTGATATCTATACATTTAATCAAAGTTGTTATCCACGTATCAACAGAGATTCATTACTTCCAATTGCAAAACACTGTGATATTGCTGATGATATAGAAGC atGGTATCCACCTGGCCATGGAGATTTTTATGAAAGTTTCCGAAATTCTGGTTTACTGAAAAAGTTTTTGAAAGAG GGTCGTGAATACTGTTTTATTTCGAACATTGATAATTTGGGTGCTACTgtagattttaagattttaaaattactaCTAGATAAAAGTGAAGCAGCACCTCATGAATTCCTTATGGAAGTTACTGACAAAACTCGAGCTGATGTGAAG GGTGgaacattaattaaatatgaagaTAAGCTTCGCCTTCTTGAAATTGCACAAGTTCCAAAAGATCATGTAGATGATTTTAAGTCTGTGAAAACATTCAAGTTTTTCAATACCAATAATTTGTGGATAAAACTCAGCG CAATTGAAAGAGTGCTTGAACATAATTCTCTGAACATGGAGATTATTGTCAATAATAAGACTTTTTCAAATGGTTTGAACATAATTCAACTAGAAACAGCTGTTGGAGCTGCAATGAAATCATTTGAAGGAAGTATTG gTATAAATGTACCACGTAGTAGATTTTTACCAGTGAAAAAGACCTCAGACTTGATGCTTGTTATGAGCAATTTATATACTCTCCGTAATGGTTCATTAGTGATGAGTCCACAACGAATGTTCCCTACAACACCCCTTATAAAATTGGGCGATAATCACTTTTCTAag GTTAAAGAATTTCTTACCAGATTTCCAGCTATACCAGATCTCTTGGAGTTAGATCATTTAACAGTATCTGGTGATGTTACTTTTGGTAAAAGTGTAACCCTTAAAGGAACAGTTATCATAATTGCCCATCATGGAGAACGCATTGATCTTCCATCAGGAACAATTTTAGAGAATAAAATTGTTTCTGGTAACCTACGTATCTTAGACCATTGA
- the LOC100883333 gene encoding macoilin-1 isoform X2, whose translation MKRRNVECGKLRRPLKRNKLTEGIYGSTLLYLKFLLLWAMVILADFILEFRFEFLWPFWLLLRSVYDSFKYQGLAFSVFFICIALTSDMICFFFIPVHWLFFAASTYVWVQYVWHTDKGVCLPTVMLWLLFLYIEAAVRLRDLRHMPFHLDLCRPFAAHCIGYPVVTLGFGFKSYIGYRMRQRKQKDVAKENEFYLQLLQQALPLEQQTSTTMQPIQQVQSQTHIITSLEQHVKTQSNKLNSQCNPSPEKSRGRNNNNSVETGVQNGNIHIGSQITPQNQNVTTKNNHRKSLDKGEKQEEQHNKHNITNVSQSDKNDKRFIHTNGNTIAQSDIQFIERIGSVNDFDANEVEKDKFIKSGSCGHATMKSQTNGSVTGKWNNIKENREPSSTVNTQRERKTRQVKSTVDNITEQQKQQDDYCQRLLMCRRLEADIKRLKSDLQSSRQLEQELRSQINTLQNGERQAKGDIQQLQHDNDQLQSKLHGLVTARQLDKQTMSSLEKRIAEERKQRTACEASLVSERRARRAAEEARSAIPPPPPPLIRQECTDTCKTRRSQMEQDLKNLRRELKTKEERCIALEKDVTRCKENHKESEILLGALNVLQDKTAHLEDSLSAETRIKLDLFSALGEAKRQLEIRESLIRSQEKEIEMLKTKIAQDLAVMPQDTFGPAPTCATSKLRLNNEVRVAVFDVQQFSQHNLYTYQK comes from the exons ATGAAGAGAAGAAATGTCGAGTGCGGTAAGCTTCGGAGGCCCTTGAAACGCAACAAGCTCACCGAGGGAATCTACGGAAG TACTTTACTTTATCTAAAATTTCTTCTGCTATGGGCCATGGTAATTTTGGCAGACTTCATTTTAGAATTccgttttgaatttttgtggcCATTTTGGCTACTTCTAAGAAGCGTTTACGATTCTTTTAAATATCAAGGCTTG GCCTtctctgtattttttatttgtatcgcGCTCACATCAGATATGATTTGCTTCTTTTTCATACCAGTACATTGGTTGTTCTTTGCTGCCAGCACTTATGTTTGGGTACAATATGTTTGGCATACAG ATAAAGGTGTATGCCTACCAACTGTGATGCTATGGTTACTATTTCTATATATAGAAGCAGCAGTTCGATTAAGAGATTTACGACATATGCCTTTTCATTTGGATCTCTGTCGGCCATTTGCAGCGCATTG CATTGGCTACCCTGTAGTTACGTTAGGTTTTGGTTTTAAAAGCTACATTGGCTACAGAATGAGACAG AGAAAACAGAAAGATGTAGCAAAAGAAAACGAATTCTATCTACAATTGTTGCAGCAAGCACTGCCTTTAGAGCAACAAACCTCTACTACGATGCAACCAATTCAGCAagttcaatcacaaacacatattattacatcGTTAGAACAACATGTTAAAACACaatctaataaattaaattcacaGTGCAATCCAAGCCCTGAAAAAAGTAGAGGTA GAAACAATAATAATTCTGTGGAAACAGGTGTACAAAATGGTAATATACATATAGGTTCACAAATTACACCACAAAACCAAAATGTTACAACAAAAAATAATCACAGAAAGTCCTTAGATAAAGGTGAAAAGCAAGAGGAACaacataataagcataatataacaaatGTATCTCAGTCtgacaaaaatgataaaaggtTTATACATACAAATGGAAACACAATTGCTCAGAGTGATATACAATTCATTGAAAGAATTGG ATCTGTAAATGATTTTGATGCAAATGAAGTAGAAAAAGACAAATTCATCAAGAGTGGAAGTTGTGGGCATGCTACAATGAAATCGCAAACTAATGGTTCAGTAACAGGAAAGTGGAACAATATAAAGGAAAATCGAGAACCATCATCAACTGTTAATACACAACGAGAACGTAAAACTCGGCAAGTCAAATCTACAGTTGATAACATAACTGAACAACAAAAGCAACAAGATGATTATTGTCAAAG GTTACTGATGTGTCGCAGGCTCGAGGCTGACATAAAACGTTTAAAGTCGGATCTGCAATCCAGTCGACAATTAGAACAAGAGCTTCGTTCTCAGATAAATACTTTACAAAATGGAGAACGTCAAGCTAAGGGTGATATACAACAGCTTCAACATGATAATGATCAATTACAAAGCAA ATTACATGGATTGGTAACAGCTCGTCAATTAGATAAGCAAACAATGTCTTCGTTAGAAAAACGAATTGCGGAAGAACGGAAACAGCGTACTGCTTGTGAAGCGTCTTTAGTTTCTGAAAGACGAGCGCGGCGAGCAGCGGAAGAGGCACGATCTGCAATTCCGCCTCCTCCCCCGCCCCTAATTAGACAAGAATGTACAGATACGTGTAAAACACGGAGGTCACAAATGGAACAAGATCTCAAGAATTTGCGACGAGAACTTAAAACAAAAGAAGAAAG GTGTATCGCGCTAGAAAAAGATGTAACTCGTTGTAAAGAAAATCATAAAGAATCTGAAATTTTACTTGGTGCACTTAATGTGCTACAAGATAAAACTGCTCATTTAGAAGACAGTTTAAGTGCAGAAACGCGAATAAAACTTGATTTATTTTCTGCACTTGGTGAAGCTAAGCGACaattagaaattagagaaa gtTTAATTAGATCTcaagaaaaagaaattgaaatgcTAAAAACAAAAATAGCCCAAGATTTAGCTGTGATGCCACAAGATACATTTGGACCTGCGCCAACCTGTGCGACATCTAAGCTTCGGTTAAATAATGAAGTACGAGTTGCAG TGTTCGATGTACAACAATTTTCACAACACAATCTTTACACATACCAAAAGTGA